Within the Populus trichocarpa isolate Nisqually-1 chromosome 14, P.trichocarpa_v4.1, whole genome shotgun sequence genome, the region TGGTGATTAGGATCTTGAATTGATGATCAGAGAAGCATGTTCAACAAAGGACCTTTTTTTCCTGTCTAACTGCATACCACCACTCTGTTGACAGTTGGCACTCGGCTTCAAGAATGTGCAACAAATATATCCACCAACTTAGTTAAATATGAAGGCGAGATCATCCATAACATGACCAATATAAGTAGTATGCTATATATGAATTTCTGGTACAGAGCTGGGAGTAACTCACCAATCATGGTAGACTCCAATAAGGCCTCGGTCATATATTACACCAAGCGTAGATGGCTTGCGAGCAGGAACGACATTCATCACCCATACAGGATCTGGCATGAGTGCTGCTGCAAAACTCCCAAAAAATGCATTCATGTCCATGACATTGCGTATGGCTGGAGTTCCTAGCTTCACATTCAAAGAATTCTTATAGTATGCAACCCTCCTTACCCAGCGCCGTGTGTCAGCGTCAAACAAATCTAACCCATTTTTCATGTGCACAGCCCTGGAAGGTGCTTTCGTTAGCCTATCAGGCCACTTAGGAATAGTCCCAATGGTACAATCCCCCTTCACAGCTGAAGTCCTACTCACACATTTCTTTAACTTGAAGTACCTGCAACATAATTGAGCTTAGCTTCAGAATTTATGGTGTTCCCATgcaaataaatgaatattatcTTGAGCAGAAAGCTCAATTGATCAGGTTGCTAACTAAAGgcaaatttatcaaatttgcaCCTAAAGTCCTAAACCAAGTGCATTAGTTGCAAGATGGTCGAAAGAAAAGAACAACAGCAGTGTTGCCATCATCCGAGTTGCTGCAAAAACACTAGAATAAAACTTTTAGAAactgaagatttatttttagacAATTACCATGCATCATTTGGGTCATCTGATTCGTCGCACAATTCAAGACCATATTCATTTTGGTTGGGCAGGCATAAATCTCCAGCAGGTTTTTTCCATATGACGGTGTTTCCATCCACAGCGATCAGCTCATAGCACAATGCTCTTGCCACAGCCTGGAGATCAGCCCATTCCTTGTCTTGTTTAGCCCACTGCACAGGTGGTCCAGAAATGACAAGATATCCTCCAGGACGAAGCAACCGATTTACTTCGATAAAATAAGATGCATCTGCCAAACCAGATCCCTTCAATGTAAGATCTACTGGCAGGTTGTATCCAAGGAATACGAAAACATAGAAGGATACAAGTCATAAAGAACTTACTATAAGCTGTAAAAGGGATCAAGCATCGGGAGCAATGCACCAAGTCAAATGAAAATGCAGGATACGGGAGTCTCCGAGTGCCAAGCATGGCAACAAATGCCGGAACCCCTCTCTCCAGTGCAAACTGTATCTGTGCTTTGTGTGAATCTCTTGGAGCAAATGAGAGAGTCAAAATCCCTTCCTTCAGCAAATATCCTCCCCAACTAGCAACCTAGAACACGATCATGTCATAAAAACCTCCAGTATACAACAAGTTTACAAactaaaaatcacaaaaacaaaaaattactcCCTACCCCACATCCCATATCAAGAGCAGTCCTCAAAACCCCGCCTTTGATAGGGATATATTGCCCGAGCTTCTCAATATACTGTACAGCACCCTCTGGAAACATTGTTCCACCGCCAGGGAAAATGAAGTGCTCTCCTTCCTTTTTCATCCATCCTTGATGACCTTTCCTATCAGCAATTTTATCATGCGGCATATTCGCATGCCATATCTTgacatcaaaacacaaaaagaccGCGGACATCAATGTATATCAATACAaattacccaaaaaaaagagtgtaaataaactaattaaactaaCAAGATCAGTAAGAAAATAACCCTATTACTACCACAACTATGActattaaaaacacataaataaattatttctaattaaaaatacaagaaattcaGCAAAAGTGCATACCTTATGCAAACTCTGAGGCCATCGGACAGAAATCTTATAACCGTCAGGTGGCGGGATCAAGCAAAGATGAGTATCCTCAACGGGAGGACAATGACGTTCTCTATAAAAGTTCATTTCTCTACTTAACTGACTATTCCTTCTAGGATCTTCACAAGGCATGTGATCTACTTCGTCCGCAGGACAAGCTTCAATCGGCTGAGCATTTTGTCCCGCCTCAATCAAAGCGACAAGACGGTGGCGTTGGCGTGGATCAGAGGTGGAGCGGAGGAGTGTTTGGCGGCCTGAAGCGGCAAGAGAGTCGCCGAGTGGAGTGAAgactagaaggaaaaaaaggaagactAAACCGAAGAATGTTGCCGTTACTAAATCAAGTAGTTTCCATTGGCGTGGGTTTCGTTTCGACGCGGGCAGATTTAGGTGtcccattttttatttcttagatCTGATTatatgattctttctttgtggCTTGGTGAAGCCGAGGAGGAGGGGGGTTGATTTGCTCTGGTTTTCTTTGATGAGAGATGGGAGCTGATCGATGGTGGTGAGTGAGTGATTTAGAGGAGGAGGGAGATTATGTTCACGTGACGGTGAGGGATCTGGTTaaccattttatttcttctcttttttctattactatttcttttcttttctttttttaattcaacatcTTGTTACACGCGTTAATTAATTCGAAcggaatattttatttttcatggtcAATAATGATATTGAGTTATATAAATTAGGATTTTATTCAAGTATacattcaattattaaaaacaaatatcttatATCAATTATCATGCATTCTTGGGTTGTACATATTCTTCGTGCAATCCTTGACACGTAAAATTTACTTCTTTTCcaggttttaaataaaattgttcataatttttttagcagtgctaaatctttttattttattttatttccatcaAATTTTAATACTTTAACAGGAGGTTTCATCGTACTTCCTTTTATATATTGGCTGTGAAGCTCGATAATAGGATGGAGTAGATCCATTTATACACGTGTCTTTCGGACAACAGTACGTGGCAGTAACAGGCCAAAAAGGAAACCGACTTTTACTGTGTTGGGTTTTAGAGAAATAAtaactattgttttttaaaatatttttttaaaataatattttttaatattagaaaatcaaaataatatgaaaataaaaaaaattaattaattaattttttcaaaaatatttttgaaatattaaaacaaataaaaccctcccaataatgttttttttatttcagtcatcaatattttttttatttcatcctcgTACGTTTATTTTTGCATCATTTTATACGTTGAGATCTGCCTTTCTTTGCATACTCTTGCGTGTGTGGAGTGTCTGGAAATATTATAGAGTTCAGTTAAAAATCAatgttacaaataaaaatttatattatgatcaaaaacaaactttagataccaaaattaacatataaaacacAGACTTTATTACTTTCATTGCTCATGGAAACTTCATTTTGGTTTGTGAAAACTTGATTATATTTGGttcttattgttttaaaattttgtttaagttccggtcataaattttatttttcacattttgatttttagatagtaagaaaaaaaagaggaggttgtaaaagagagagaaaattgttCGATTAGCCACattttaatcacaaaaaaatatcatctcttAGCATAATTGAATTCATCTTTGATAAAGAGATTTCAAAGAAagtgttttttccttaaaacaaaccggaaaaaataaatcgaggccacgggtttttttttcaatctagtttgattttttatttttaaattgattaaacagtgttttatagttaaaaataatttcattaaagtTTTCCAGATGTTCCTGATATGTTTTTAAGgtttgttgaagttttgaggaTGTTCTTGACATGTTTACAGGTGAAAACATGTTGAGAATTGGATTTTTAGATTTCTGACCTTGAGTTTCCAATCATAAAAAATGAcctagttttgttatttttactattaaaaagtgtaaaaaacttatttttggtTCATTAAATTTCAATGGATGCGTATTTgtttaatgttgttttaagattttaagcTTTAATCCTACACTTTATTTCTTATTGCTGTAGTTCCTATATATTTAAAAGCgaaagaaaaattcataagaAAGGGGAggtaagtttattaaaaatacgataattaaaaaaaaaactttatttctaatagaaatatgtttttgtctaaaggaaaaaaacaaagaaatccatGAATAAAAGAATGACACTTTGactataaaatatatcttttactAAAGGATATAAATCATTGAAATTGTCacgaatatttattttttaaaaacatattttgattattttatagtctaattattttttttattttaccttaatttttttaaaattacaatttacataTAAGGTCAAGTTCAAGGTAATTTTTAAAGTCATGTATCACTCtacattcttataaaaaaaccaacaaaataatttaaataatttacataattggtattgtattttaattaataactaaatagccATCGaatgttaaaattataagatCTCAAAATTGTCATCTCCTCCCTCCTGCCACTTTCTCTCCCATCCTAGCCACCGCCTCTTCtcgtttttctttctctatcgTGCACCGTCGGAGTCCAACTAGCCATCAAGGCCGCCGCAACTACCACAAAAACCACCGCTCTCTCCCATAACTCTACCAAATCAAACCCCATGGCCATGATAACTACAAAAACTGAGAATCTTTATtacctttaatattaaataaattgagcCCAGTTGTTGCTCACTCGTCTATTACCAAATAGGTAATGATACTAGATGCTTGTTAGATTTCTTCAACTGGGTTTCTCttaaattacaatatttttcaatttttgtgttgattttatgcaattaaactttaaaaggatagaggcaaaataaaaataataattaaactaaaagttgggtaattttttttaattactgcaaaattaaataaaaccagGTTCCAACACAACCCCACGTCACCGTGgcaaaaaaaactagtaatattctaaattaaaaacaaacttttaaatatcCTTCTGTCACCGTATCAAGCGAAGGATCtgcataaattaattactacACTTAAAAGCATCATAAAACAAGGGTCAAAGCAAACGAATTGTTTCTCTTCTCAACGAGGTCAACATGcatctacaaaaataaataatttcattcacatctcccattaaaaaaaaaataataataataatcggAAGACCATGTATGCTGCTGCTGCCAAGTGCCGGACTGACACGGCTTTAACCCTCACTAGTTTTAATAGTTCAAAACAGTCCTCTATATTtcttgaaactttttatttgcCCCCTTATCTTTGAATCCTAACTTTTTCCTTGGTTGCTGCGTCTTACTTGCAAATAAATCCCTGAACACAACTCCTCTCACTTTTTAGAATTTGCTACAAGGCTAAGAATATCATGACTACGGAGACATTCAAAGTAttcatgtatttaatttttatttatcgaAATATTTACTTGCTAAAAGCTATTATAactatttatatagaaaaactaaaaaaccttattaatatcaacaaaaaaagagtcattcctttcaaatataaaaaaaaaacaaaaaaaaattatattacgcAAACATGATTAGGACCAACTCACTCGGATTCTAGAGATGTGCTTACATTCATGGAAGATGCTAGAGAAATGTGACAGTGGATACTATTACTATTGTTGTGGTGACAATTACATCAGATCATCGCGAACGCTGGAAGATTTCTATTCAATAAAGATACAACCAGAACCAACTCACTCAGAGGTTTGTAGCTGCCAATGTCGAACTCATTGCATTGGAGGGCCAAGCATATACTGTTTCCATGCCGGCTATTCAATTAAGATCACATTATTTTACCATGCATCCACTTATCACCATACACAAATCTCAAATTTGATTTCCCATATTCAATTCAAATGTTCCATATGCAGTCCTGTATGATGTAGAGCAAAACGAAAAACCATGGCCAAAAGGCTATGGAAGAAGAGGGTGAAACAAAAAATTTGTAACTGCAACTTCATAAATAAATCCAAGtatatacaaagaaagaaagaaacagccAGAAATTGGCCAGGTCATTTTGAATCTTGCCATCCCCCAAAATGCTATTTTCCGCCACGGAAACcaatttttttgaagatttaaAACTCAGATTCACTGCACCAGGAGACCTATGTTCAGGAATCCCAGAAACTAATCAAGACAATGTTGGCCGCGGTTCTCATTGTCCTAGTTGAACTGGAAATTCATTTAAAGTTTCCTAGAAGCCTTGTATTCATGCTTGATAAGATTTGCCCTCAGCAGCATTGCTCGAACATCCCTATCAAACTCATTGCCTGTCTGCAGTACCCGCTGGAAAGTCGCATTCCTTTGATCCGCATGGCGTGCATATAGAATTTTGTTGTGCGAGTCAATTCGTGCCTGCAAAGGCATGGTATTTTTATCAGTAAGGTATCGAGATAAGTTGTGCAAAAGGGTGGAAAGGTTTTGCTGTGTGGCATGAAAACAACCAATAGATATACTGAAAAATTTTGGACGGAGACCCGGTCAAAACACCATTGTGAATGCCAGGGAATTCCAGTCATGGGATATTTCCTAAACCTAGACATCTGGGGCAAACTATTTAAGCtggataaaagaacaaaaaattagcAATGCAATTTGCAAGCCAAACCTGTATTTGATTGTCAGCAATCAAggcttcaagttctttccctaAGCCCGCCACAGTTGTTTTGAAAGCATTGGCCATCATATGCAGATCAACAGACACGAATGGGTGTGTATACTGAATGAGAGCTTTGTTGCGGATTTGATCATACAGTGTCTGGACATGGTCATGCAAATGGATGTCAAGCATTAGGTTTGCTTTAAGATTTCCCAGGTAATCCAGACACGAAGCATAATGGCTGCAAAGGaaacagagaaaagaagaaatttttgtTTACAGAACAGGCTTCATGTCCAACAGCGTGGATATAACTGTTGGCAAGCTTATGagaaaagaagttgaaaaagaaaagaaaaggaaaatagaacACTCAACTAAACTCCAGGATGTAAATTAGAGTTAAACAATCATATATTGACAAACATGAATAAAAGCTCAGCTGATGACAAGCTAATGGAAAAAGAGACCAAAATATGAAGACAACTAATCCCCCAGGCTACTGATTCGAGTTAAATATGAGACTGTTGACATTATAATGCAAACTCTCCAAGCAGCCTTGTACATTTCGATAGTTTGACACAAGCAATATTAAAGGAGAAGGAACctt harbors:
- the LOC7464892 gene encoding probable pectin methyltransferase QUA3 gives rise to the protein MGHLNLPASKRNPRQWKLLDLVTATFFGLVFLFFLLVFTPLGDSLAASGRQTLLRSTSDPRQRHRLVALIEAGQNAQPIEACPADEVDHMPCEDPRRNSQLSREMNFYRERHCPPVEDTHLCLIPPPDGYKISVRWPQSLHKIWHANMPHDKIADRKGHQGWMKKEGEHFIFPGGGTMFPEGAVQYIEKLGQYIPIKGGVLRTALDMGCGVASWGGYLLKEGILTLSFAPRDSHKAQIQFALERGVPAFVAMLGTRRLPYPAFSFDLVHCSRCLIPFTAYNASYFIEVNRLLRPGGYLVISGPPVQWAKQDKEWADLQAVARALCYELIAVDGNTVIWKKPAGDLCLPNQNEYGLELCDESDDPNDAWYFKLKKCVSRTSAVKGDCTIGTIPKWPDRLTKAPSRAVHMKNGLDLFDADTRRWVRRVAYYKNSLNVKLGTPAIRNVMDMNAFFGSFAAALMPDPVWVMNVVPARKPSTLGVIYDRGLIGVYHDWCEPFSTYPRSYDLIHVAGIESLLKLPGSSKNRCNLVDLMVEMDRILRPEGTVIIRDSPEVIDKVARVALAVRWLVTIHEKEPESSGREKILVATKTFWKLH